One Jannaschia sp. GRR-S6-38 genomic window carries:
- a CDS encoding aldehyde dehydrogenase family protein produces the protein MASEVGFPDGVINIVLGTGKEMGEAIVSHPDVRKVAFTGSVVVWRAIGHIAADRIIPLTLELGGKSANIVFDDADLDTAATEAVKGFTLNAGQGCSAGTRVLLQRSVYDAFLDKLKKSVEAIVPDENLDPIITPAQFQRVQKSFKVAEEDGARCLHGGAVAEGDGFYIQPTVYADVSNDMRIAQEELFGPVGVVIPVDTEEDAIRIANDSDSDSDSDYGLIGTA, from the coding sequence ATGGCGAGTGAGGTCGGCTTCCCCGACGGCGTCATCAACATCGTGCTCGGCACCGGCAAGGAGATGGGCGAGGCCATCGTCAGCCACCCGGACGTCCGCAAGGTCGCCTTTACGGGGTCGGTCGTGGTCTGGCGCGCCATCGGCCATATCGCGGCCGACCGGATCATCCCGCTGACGCTGGAACTCGGCGGCAAGTCGGCCAACATCGTCTTCGACGATGCCGATCTCGACACGGCCGCGACCGAGGCCGTGAAGGGCTTCACGTTGAACGCCGGCCAGGGCTGTTCCGCCGGCACCCGTGTCCTGCTGCAGCGGTCCGTCTACGACGCCTTCCTCGACAAGTTGAAGAAATCCGTGGAAGCCATTGTTCCGGATGAAAATCTCGATCCCATCATCACGCCTGCGCAATTCCAGCGCGTACAGAAATCCTTCAAGGTCGCCGAAGAAGACGGCGCGCGTTGTCTCCATGGCGGCGCCGTGGCCGAGGGCGACGGGTTCTACATCCAGCCCACGGTCTATGCCGATGTCTCCAACGACATGCGCATCGCGCAGGAGGAGCTCTTCGGCCCCGTCGGCGTCGTCATTCCGGTCGACACCGAAGAGGATGCGATCCGCATCGCCAACGACAGCGACAGCGACAGCGACAGCGACTACGGCCTGATCGGCACGGCCTGA
- a CDS encoding sarcosine oxidase subunit beta family protein codes for MRRHSAFAIAREALRNHEGWGRTWAKRPPRDRYDVVIVGAGGHGLATAYYLGKNFGITNVAILEKGWLGGGNTGRNTTIIRSNYLQDPSAALYEKARSLYETLSQDLNYNIMFSPRGVMMLAQTHHEVRGYKRTAHANGLQGVKTRWIEPAEVKELCPIMIIDGPRYPVLGALWQSRGGTARHDAVAWGYARACTDMGMDIIQKCEVTGIDRDGDRVSGVQTTQGPIACDKLGVVVAGHSGVLAQMAGFRLPLESVALQALVSEPIKPCMDVVVMANTVHGYLSQSDKGEMVIGGGTDGFNNYTQRGSFHHIEETLRALVETFPMLSRLKMLRQWGGIVDVTGDRSPILSRTPVRGLFVNCGWGTGGFKAIPGSGWAMAELIAKGHSPLTEAFGMERFREGRFIDESVAAGVAH; via the coding sequence ATGAGACGCCATTCCGCTTTCGCCATCGCCCGGGAAGCCCTGCGCAACCACGAGGGCTGGGGCCGCACCTGGGCCAAGCGCCCGCCGCGCGACCGCTACGACGTCGTCATCGTCGGCGCGGGCGGGCACGGGCTGGCGACGGCCTATTACCTGGGCAAGAATTTCGGCATCACGAATGTCGCGATCCTCGAAAAGGGCTGGCTGGGCGGCGGCAATACCGGCCGGAACACGACGATCATCCGCTCCAACTACCTCCAGGATCCCTCCGCCGCGCTCTACGAGAAGGCGCGCTCGCTCTACGAGACGCTCAGCCAGGACCTGAACTACAACATCATGTTCAGCCCGCGCGGCGTGATGATGCTGGCCCAGACGCATCACGAGGTCCGCGGCTACAAGCGCACGGCCCATGCCAATGGCCTGCAGGGCGTGAAGACCCGCTGGATCGAGCCGGCCGAGGTCAAGGAACTCTGCCCGATCATGATTATCGACGGCCCGCGCTACCCGGTGCTGGGGGCGCTCTGGCAATCCCGCGGCGGCACGGCGCGCCACGACGCGGTGGCTTGGGGCTACGCGCGGGCCTGCACCGATATGGGCATGGACATCATCCAGAAATGCGAGGTCACGGGGATCGACCGCGACGGCGATCGCGTCAGCGGCGTCCAGACCACGCAAGGCCCGATCGCCTGCGACAAGCTGGGCGTCGTCGTGGCCGGCCATTCCGGGGTCCTCGCGCAGATGGCGGGCTTCCGGCTGCCGCTCGAATCGGTGGCGCTGCAGGCGCTGGTCTCCGAGCCGATCAAGCCCTGTATGGACGTCGTCGTGATGGCCAACACCGTCCACGGCTACCTGTCGCAATCCGACAAGGGCGAGATGGTGATCGGCGGCGGCACGGACGGGTTCAACAACTACACGCAGCGCGGCAGCTTCCACCATATCGAGGAGACGCTGCGCGCGCTGGTCGAAACCTTCCCGATGCTCTCGCGGCTCAAGATGCTGCGGCAATGGGGCGGGATCGTCGATGTGACCGGCGACCGCTCGCCCATCCTGTCGCGCACGCCGGTCCGGGGCCTCTTCGTCAATTGCGGCTGGGGCACCGGCGGCTTCAAGGCGATCCCGGGCTCGGGCTGGGCCATGGCGGAACTTATCGCGAAGGGCCATTCACCGTTGACGGAGGCCTTCGGGATGGAGCGTTTCCGGGAGGGCCGCTTCATCGACGAATCAGTCGCGGCGGGAGTGGCGCACTGA
- a CDS encoding sulfite exporter TauE/SafE family protein, with the protein MPDIATLAPLVAFLLAVGAFAGVLAGLLGVGGGIVLVPAFYYVFGALGYDGPNIMQVCVATSLATIVVTSIRSVRAHAEKGAVDFAILRGWGPGIGLGALLGALVATGLRSETLTAVFAVLALIVAIYMAVSRPHWRIAPGMPKGAKQYIYSPGVGFLSVLMGIGGGSFGVPLMTLHGVPIHRAVATAAGFGLLIAVPSVLLFLVLPAEGARPPLTLGLVNGPAFVVIVAMTLLTAPLGAKLAHAMNPAPLKRAFAIFLFLVALNMLRKALG; encoded by the coding sequence ATGCCCGACATCGCCACCCTTGCGCCGCTGGTGGCGTTTCTTCTGGCCGTGGGGGCCTTCGCGGGCGTGCTGGCGGGGCTTCTGGGCGTGGGCGGCGGCATCGTTCTGGTGCCGGCCTTCTATTATGTTTTCGGCGCCTTGGGCTATGACGGGCCCAACATCATGCAGGTCTGCGTCGCCACCTCGCTCGCGACGATCGTGGTGACCTCGATCCGGTCGGTCCGGGCGCATGCCGAGAAGGGCGCGGTGGATTTCGCGATCCTCAGGGGCTGGGGGCCGGGCATCGGGCTGGGCGCGCTGCTGGGCGCCCTGGTCGCGACGGGGTTGCGCTCCGAGACGCTGACGGCGGTCTTCGCGGTGCTCGCGCTGATCGTCGCGATCTACATGGCCGTCTCGCGCCCGCATTGGCGCATCGCCCCCGGAATGCCCAAGGGCGCGAAGCAATACATCTATTCGCCCGGCGTGGGCTTCCTGTCGGTCCTCATGGGCATCGGCGGCGGCAGCTTCGGCGTGCCGCTGATGACGCTGCACGGGGTGCCGATCCACCGCGCCGTGGCGACGGCGGCCGGGTTCGGTCTGCTGATCGCGGTGCCCTCGGTGCTGCTGTTCCTCGTCCTTCCGGCCGAGGGCGCGCGCCCGCCGCTGACGCTGGGCCTCGTGAACGGGCCGGCCTTCGTGGTGATCGTAGCGATGACGCTGCTGACGGCGCCGCTGGGCGCGAAGCTGGCCCACGCGATGAACCCCGCGCCGCTCAAGCGCGCCTTCGCGATCTTCCTGTTCCTCGTCGCGCTGAACATGCTGCGCAAGGCGCTCGGCTGA
- the dusA gene encoding tRNA dihydrouridine(20/20a) synthase DusA produces the protein MPLDAATEAARFSVAPMMDWTDRHCRAFHRVLSREALLYTEMVTAAALVRGGAAHLLDFDAAEHPVALQLGGSDPGELAQATAMGVARGYAEINLNVGCPSDRVQSGCFGAVLMERPALVADCLRAMADAAGAVPVTMKCRIGVDDQDPAAVLPDLLARMADAGVDRVTIHARKAWLQGLSPKENRELPPLDYPLVHAMKARFPQLHLSINGGIASLDAVEAQLDYMDGVMVGRAAYHDPGAILLHADNRIFGRPDPCPDRVTAALRMVPYVERHVAEGGKPGQVTRHMLGLFAGLPGARGWRRTLSEGAAKPGAGAEILHAALAHVTRAAA, from the coding sequence ATGCCCTTGGACGCCGCCACCGAAGCCGCACGCTTTTCCGTCGCGCCGATGATGGACTGGACCGACCGGCACTGCCGGGCGTTCCATCGCGTCCTGTCGCGCGAGGCGCTGCTCTACACTGAGATGGTGACCGCCGCCGCGCTCGTCCGGGGAGGGGCGGCGCATCTGCTCGACTTCGACGCGGCCGAGCATCCGGTCGCGCTGCAACTCGGCGGGTCCGATCCGGGCGAGCTGGCGCAGGCCACCGCGATGGGTGTCGCGCGCGGCTATGCCGAGATCAACCTCAATGTCGGCTGCCCCTCCGACCGCGTGCAGTCGGGCTGTTTCGGCGCGGTCCTGATGGAGCGGCCCGCGCTCGTCGCCGACTGCCTGCGCGCCATGGCGGATGCGGCGGGCGCGGTGCCGGTGACCATGAAATGCCGCATCGGGGTGGACGACCAGGACCCGGCCGCGGTGCTGCCCGACCTTCTGGCGCGGATGGCCGATGCCGGCGTGGACCGGGTCACGATCCATGCGCGCAAGGCCTGGCTGCAGGGGCTCAGCCCGAAGGAGAACCGCGAGCTGCCGCCGCTCGATTACCCGCTGGTCCACGCGATGAAGGCGCGCTTTCCGCAACTTCATCTGTCGATCAATGGCGGCATCGCCTCGCTCGACGCCGTCGAGGCGCAGCTCGACTATATGGACGGCGTGATGGTCGGACGTGCGGCCTATCACGATCCGGGCGCGATCCTGCTGCACGCCGACAACCGCATCTTCGGCCGCCCCGATCCGTGTCCCGACCGCGTCACCGCCGCCTTGCGGATGGTGCCTTACGTCGAACGCCACGTGGCCGAAGGCGGCAAGCCCGGGCAGGTGACGCGGCACATGCTGGGCCTCTTCGCCGGTCTGCCGGGCGCGCGGGGCTGGCGGCGGACCCTGTCGGAGGGCGCGGCGAAGCCCGGTGCGGGCGCGGAGATCTTGCATGCGGCGCTGGCGCATGTGACGCGGGCGGCAGCCTGA
- a CDS encoding fumarate hydratase C-terminal domain-containing protein, which translates to MLYLGQPLALLAHHGGEAAKPVAFEDLGIEAIYELDVEGMAVIVAVDRQGNSIHRIGPAQWRRTPEPA; encoded by the coding sequence ATGCTCTATCTCGGCCAGCCCCTCGCGCTCCTCGCGCATCATGGCGGCGAGGCCGCGAAACCCGTGGCCTTCGAAGACTTGGGCATTGAGGCGATCTACGAACTCGATGTCGAGGGCATGGCGGTCATCGTCGCCGTTGACAGGCAGGGCAACTCGATCCACAGAATCGGCCCTGCGCAATGGCGGCGAACCCCTGAGCCCGCATGA
- a CDS encoding class I adenylate-forming enzyme family protein, giving the protein MMLQTVGQMLATQARLQPNRLGARDLERSMRFAEWNDRACRLANALLSLGLSKGDRVAVLAYNRVEWAEIYAAVAKAGLVTVPVNFRLTAPEARFICEDCAVSALIAEEALASVADPLRDGLDIAHFIRIGGEARGWHGYEALIADASDTEPDSDVSPGDPWCLMYTSGTTGNPKGAIRSHGGMAMLAMMTEIELGLSRKDDALLVMPMCHANSLNFFTAFLYIGAAVTIFSRASFDAELCLEAFGEMGVTFSSLVPTHYAMMLDVPEAKREAGDFGRVEKLMVSSAPARVETKRAVMEMFPNSGLFELYGSTEAGWVTFLHPDEQFDHLGTVGREVVGSAPVRLLDENGEEVADGEIGELYSSSPYAFEGYWNLPDKTAEAFRGAYLSVGDMALRDADGFIRLIDRKKNMIISGGENVYPTEVEAVLGQHPDIKDVAVVGLADDKWGERVAAAVVRRDGSDLTGEALIEWTRERLAGFKRPRQVIFLTADAMPRNTTGKILHRVLRDMLADSQRTKT; this is encoded by the coding sequence ATGATGCTTCAGACTGTCGGACAGATGCTCGCCACCCAGGCCCGGCTCCAGCCGAACCGTCTGGGCGCGCGAGACCTGGAACGGTCGATGAGATTCGCCGAATGGAACGACCGCGCCTGTCGGCTGGCCAATGCGCTCCTGTCGCTTGGGCTGTCGAAGGGCGACCGTGTCGCCGTGCTGGCCTACAACCGCGTCGAATGGGCCGAGATCTACGCCGCCGTCGCCAAGGCCGGGCTGGTCACTGTCCCGGTCAACTTCCGGCTGACGGCCCCCGAGGCGCGGTTCATCTGCGAAGACTGCGCTGTCTCGGCCCTGATCGCGGAAGAGGCGCTGGCTTCGGTCGCCGATCCCCTGCGCGACGGTCTGGACATCGCGCATTTCATCCGGATCGGCGGCGAAGCGCGGGGCTGGCACGGCTATGAGGCCCTGATCGCCGATGCGTCGGACACCGAACCCGACAGCGACGTGTCCCCCGGCGACCCTTGGTGCCTCATGTACACCTCCGGCACCACGGGGAACCCGAAAGGCGCGATCCGCAGCCATGGCGGCATGGCGATGCTGGCCATGATGACCGAGATCGAGCTCGGCCTGTCGCGCAAGGACGACGCGCTCCTCGTCATGCCGATGTGCCACGCCAATTCGCTCAATTTCTTCACCGCGTTTCTCTATATCGGCGCGGCCGTGACGATCTTCTCCCGCGCGAGTTTCGACGCCGAACTGTGTCTGGAGGCGTTCGGCGAGATGGGCGTCACCTTCTCGTCCCTGGTGCCGACGCATTACGCGATGATGCTCGACGTCCCCGAGGCCAAACGCGAGGCCGGCGACTTCGGACGCGTCGAGAAGCTCATGGTCTCCTCCGCCCCGGCCCGCGTGGAAACCAAGCGCGCCGTCATGGAGATGTTTCCGAACTCGGGCCTGTTCGAACTCTACGGCTCGACCGAGGCGGGCTGGGTCACGTTCCTCCATCCCGACGAGCAATTCGACCATCTCGGAACCGTCGGGCGCGAGGTCGTGGGCTCCGCCCCCGTCCGCCTTCTCGACGAGAACGGCGAGGAGGTCGCGGACGGCGAGATCGGCGAGCTCTACTCCTCCTCGCCCTACGCCTTCGAGGGCTACTGGAACCTTCCCGACAAGACGGCCGAGGCCTTTCGCGGCGCGTATCTGTCGGTCGGCGACATGGCGCTGCGCGACGCAGACGGCTTCATCCGGTTGATCGACCGCAAGAAGAACATGATCATCTCCGGCGGCGAGAACGTCTACCCGACCGAGGTCGAGGCGGTTCTCGGCCAGCATCCGGACATCAAGGATGTCGCAGTCGTCGGGCTGGCGGACGACAAATGGGGCGAGCGCGTCGCCGCCGCCGTGGTGCGGCGCGATGGCTCGGACCTGACCGGTGAGGCACTCATCGAGTGGACACGCGAGCGGCTCGCGGGCTTCAAGCGCCCGCGCCAGGTGATCTTCCTCACCGCCGACGCGATGCCGCGCAACACGACCGGCAAGATCCTTCATCGCGTCCTGCGCGACATGCTGGCCGACAGCCAGAGGACCAAGACATGA
- the ruvX gene encoding Holliday junction resolvase RuvX codes for MICDTIEEFASRLPARGALVGLDLGTKTIGVAASDTHRSVATPITTIRRTKFTADAEALERLLAERAVAGIVIGLPLNMDGSHGPRLQSTQAFARSLARRIDTPMAFWDERLSTVAAERALLEADTTRKRRAEVIDHVAAGYILQGALDRLRHIESTA; via the coding sequence GTGATCTGCGACACGATCGAGGAATTCGCATCCCGCCTGCCGGCGCGGGGGGCGCTTGTCGGCCTCGACCTCGGCACGAAGACGATCGGGGTCGCCGCCTCGGACACGCACCGCTCGGTCGCCACACCGATCACCACGATCCGCCGGACAAAGTTCACCGCCGATGCCGAGGCGCTGGAGCGGCTGCTGGCCGAGCGGGCGGTGGCGGGTATCGTGATCGGCCTGCCGCTCAACATGGACGGGAGCCACGGCCCGCGCCTGCAATCGACCCAGGCCTTCGCGCGCAGTCTCGCGCGGCGCATCGACACGCCGATGGCCTTCTGGGACGAACGGCTCAGCACCGTGGCGGCCGAGCGCGCGCTGCTCGAGGCGGATACGACACGGAAACGTCGCGCGGAGGTCATCGACCACGTCGCGGCCGGCTATATCCTGCAGGGAGCGCTCGACCGCCTGCGCCATATCGAAAGCACCGCATGA
- a CDS encoding DUF1289 domain-containing protein encodes MTEDPTSDRIWARAEIESPCVRVCVVHPETRLCTGCLRSIDEIAAWSRMTPEGRAAVMAELPTRAAAPSARRGGRAGRLNRG; translated from the coding sequence ATGACCGAAGACCCGACCTCCGACCGCATCTGGGCCCGCGCCGAGATCGAGAGCCCCTGCGTGCGGGTCTGCGTGGTGCATCCCGAGACGCGGCTCTGCACCGGTTGTCTGCGCTCGATCGACGAGATCGCGGCCTGGTCGCGGATGACGCCCGAGGGCCGCGCCGCGGTCATGGCCGAGCTGCCCACCCGCGCGGCGGCCCCTTCGGCGCGCCGCGGCGGGCGCGCGGGACGGCTGAACCGGGGCTGA
- a CDS encoding sarcosine oxidase subunit delta: MLLLTCPNCGLSVEETELAPGGEAHLVRRGPEASDADFEEYLFLRENVKGVHFERWRHAYGCGKWFLAARDTATLEVFGTYPAQSKSPPPEIMARIEARRK; this comes from the coding sequence ATGCTCCTGCTGACCTGCCCGAATTGCGGCCTCAGCGTCGAGGAGACGGAGCTCGCCCCCGGGGGCGAGGCCCATCTCGTGCGGCGCGGGCCCGAAGCCTCGGACGCCGATTTCGAGGAATACCTCTTCCTGCGCGAGAACGTGAAAGGCGTCCATTTCGAGCGCTGGCGCCACGCCTATGGCTGCGGCAAGTGGTTCCTCGCCGCCCGCGACACCGCCACGCTGGAAGTCTTCGGCACCTATCCCGCCCAGTCCAAATCCCCGCCGCCCGAGATCATGGCCCGGATCGAGGCGCGCCGGAAATGA
- a CDS encoding aldehyde dehydrogenase family protein, giving the protein MAPDQHVFTKREPYGIVGVITRWNLPLNQAARAIAPALVAGSVIVANPRKSPPDYGRNGADGE; this is encoded by the coding sequence GTGGCGCCCGACCAGCACGTCTTCACCAAGCGCGAGCCTTACGGGATCGTCGGCGTCATCACGCGCTGGAATCTGCCCCTCAACCAGGCCGCGCGCGCCATCGCGCCGGCGTTGGTCGCGGGCAGTGTTATCGTCGCGAACCCTCGGAAATCCCCTCCAGACTACGGTCGCAATGGCGCGGATGGCGAGTGA
- the ccmI gene encoding c-type cytochrome biogenesis protein CcmI, whose amino-acid sequence MFWTAAALLLVACVLVIAAALRAVPADREAPDVAVYRDQLRELERDAARGTLAPEEAEAARTEVARRLLAADRSGGVAAKGPGNSVLGFALIAVPVIGIAVATYLSIGAPGYPDLPLATRIAVVEENRAARPGQEVAEAEVPDRIDDSRPDLTRMAEQLRAVLAERPDDLRGWRLAVQTEAGLGDLEAAWRAQVRVIEILGDDATSEDHAVLAELMIRAAGGYVSPEAERALSRALRADAGNGMARFYAGSMYAQGGRPDLAFTIWRRLIADSRPGDPWLEPIYGQIEEISQLAGDPTPLDQLPRPRGPSQADIDASGEMTLEDRMAMIEGMVEGLALRLADQGGPVTDWARLITAYGVLGRTDAAAAVYGEAKLVFAEDQSALDRLAQAADQAGLTP is encoded by the coding sequence ATGTTCTGGACCGCTGCCGCCCTCCTCCTCGTCGCCTGCGTGCTCGTCATCGCCGCCGCGCTCCGCGCCGTGCCCGCCGATCGCGAGGCGCCCGACGTGGCCGTCTACCGCGACCAGCTGCGCGAGCTCGAGCGCGACGCCGCGCGCGGCACGCTCGCGCCGGAGGAGGCCGAGGCCGCGCGGACCGAGGTGGCGCGGCGCCTGCTGGCCGCCGACCGGTCGGGCGGCGTCGCGGCGAAGGGGCCCGGCAACAGCGTTCTGGGCTTCGCGCTGATCGCGGTCCCGGTGATCGGCATAGCCGTGGCGACCTATCTGTCGATCGGGGCGCCGGGCTATCCCGACCTGCCGCTGGCCACGCGCATCGCCGTGGTCGAGGAGAACCGCGCCGCCCGTCCCGGGCAGGAGGTGGCGGAGGCCGAGGTGCCCGACCGGATCGACGACAGCCGCCCCGACCTGACACGCATGGCCGAGCAGCTTCGCGCGGTCCTGGCCGAGCGGCCCGACGACCTGCGCGGCTGGCGGCTGGCGGTGCAGACCGAGGCCGGGCTGGGCGATCTGGAGGCCGCCTGGCGCGCGCAGGTGCGGGTGATCGAAATCCTCGGCGACGATGCCACCTCCGAGGATCACGCCGTGCTGGCGGAGCTGATGATCCGTGCGGCGGGCGGCTATGTCTCGCCCGAAGCAGAGCGCGCGCTGAGCCGGGCGTTGCGGGCCGATGCCGGGAACGGGATGGCGCGGTTCTATGCCGGGTCGATGTACGCGCAGGGCGGCCGCCCCGACCTCGCCTTCACGATCTGGCGCCGGCTAATCGCCGACTCCCGCCCGGGCGATCCGTGGCTGGAGCCGATCTACGGCCAGATCGAGGAGATCTCGCAGCTCGCCGGCGACCCGACGCCGCTGGACCAGCTGCCCCGCCCGCGCGGGCCCTCGCAGGCCGATATCGACGCCTCGGGCGAGATGACGCTGGAGGACCGGATGGCGATGATCGAGGGCATGGTCGAGGGGCTGGCCCTGCGGCTTGCCGATCAGGGCGGGCCGGTCACCGACTGGGCCCGACTGATCACGGCCTACGGCGTTCTGGGCCGGACGGATGCCGCCGCCGCGGTCTATGGCGAGGCGAAGCTGGTCTTCGCCGAGGACCAGAGCGCGCTGGACCGTCTCGCGCAGGCCGCCGACCAGGCGGGCCTGACCCCGTGA